In Pseudophryne corroboree isolate aPseCor3 chromosome 2, aPseCor3.hap2, whole genome shotgun sequence, the sequence TAGTCTAAAATCATGAAATGTCAAGCACCTATGCAGAAACAGAATGTATTGCTTTTACATTTAATAGCCTTCATTTCAAGTAAATATCTATTGGCAAACAGAACCTTCTATAGATATGTTAAGTAATGTTATTTGAGCTGTGTATATTTAAGTTATGGATCTTTATTGTAGCAAGATCACGGAGCATTGGGGAACTTATATTACCAACGTCTCCATTTGAGCAGAAGTATGGCCGTGAAAATTGGACAGTGGCATTCGCACCAGACGGATCTTATTTTGCTTGGTCTCAGGGTCATCGTATTGTGAAACTGGTTCCTTGGTCTCAGTGCCTTAAAAACTTGTAAGTAACATCTGTGCATGTGTATTGTGCAACTGACTTACTTACTAAACAGTGTAATTCCAAATGTTTTTTTTCCCATCAGTTAGTGATGACCGTTAGGGTGCATAAACGccccgacattcggaatgcttgctgcccctattcttaaaatgtacctttttagtatagaaacaactgtgcaaattttttttgatgtacgatttgacttaggtggtccacctccacacccaaaaattgtctgtattgtattatacaaaacaactaactttagcaaaacgaagccaacttttgtatgtgtgccatgaatgcgtgtcttacattgatttaagaacataaaaatataacaaagaaagggaacagcatgaaacctcatgggcctatcgtggctgttcccatccaaatcacaaatcattaatcaaatcattatttctttttcagataaaataaatagaaatttatagaaataaaataaaataattcgaAAAATAGAAATgaatagaaatctttaatcttcaggggcatgATGAGCCACATAAATAgcatctcagattcttcaaaattggTATGCAATATATTCTTAACAATTcaaaaaaatgtagcatggggacaaataattttccttacttttaaaaattcatggggtGTTTGATGCACCCTAATGACCGTATAgcccagcggttcccaaacttttcagAGTCACTGTACCCTATAGTATCAAATGTCTTTTCatggcaccccaaggccaaaagtttcctattgagaaaattataaagagatattaaattaagtaaattgtattatatgtccgttatgtggtgagggacaggattcacttctgattgttcacatattttatgattgccggccaccagcactgatttttcCTATTacatgaccataaataatttgaattggttctggaccaccaatccgagtcacccctgcaagtgtaccgaggcaccccagggtgcatggcacacagtttaagaactaCTGGTATAGCGATTTCTATAAAAATATCTAGAAGCATACTCGCAAGCTATTTACACATGTCAGTAAAAGTAATTACTTAACATTTCATTATTAATTTCGATTGGTTATTATTTGTAACCCAACCCCTCTCCCACAAATTGTTTATAGGCTTGTTTCACAATACACAACTTATCAGTTGATTGTCCTTTTGTTGTGTAGGCATGCGCCTCTTAATCAGAAAGATATGTCTGATAACTGCTTCCTGGAAAGTTAACATTGTGTTAGTGGAAAATATGCAGCTTTGACAACCTACTGTCTACTGCTAATTCTTCATTtgagttcccttttttttttttttttccccccattaaAATCCATTCTCGTTTTCCAGTGCTGCTGGCAGTGTGAAAACTAGTGTTAATGGAAGACTTTCGCGGCAGAACAGTGATGTAGCACAGAGCAACAAGCCTCAAGCCCATTCCATAGACTGCGGGGACATTGTTTGGAGCCTGGCTTTTGGATCCTCAGTCTCAGAAAAACAGAGCCGCTGTGTGAATATAGAATGGCATCGGTTCAAGTTTGGCCAGGATCAGCTTCTCCTTGCTACAGGCCTGAGCAATGGACGAATCAAGATATGGGATGTTTATAcaggtatttttttttaattattattatttgttattgcTGTGGGAAATGCTGAAAGAGCTATTTGGGCTGtatgagtttttttttataatttatttattttcctcTTCATGCATAATTCTGTGTGGAAATATACACTTTAGAAAATAAACCGTTTTCACAAGTACTTATTTTCATTTTGCAAATTATATTTCTACAACATGTTAAAACTCCCCAAACAGTAAACATATGCCACCTTTTGTGTTTAGTGTGCTGGTTTTCACTCTGGATTTAACATGTGAAACTCTTCCCTCTCTGGCAATGATGTTTAGAGGCTTCTCCCAGCTTAAATGAGGATCAGTGATATTCGATCACTTTCCTATTATTATAATGCTGCCTTTCCTGTGTTTGTCTTTAAGAGAAAGCACATTGCAGTGTTTCCATACACAAAATGTCATTGGCTTGTTAATAAAATATTTCTATATGTAAAAAGGGCAGTCAGCCTCTAAGTACATGTGACTGCTTGGGTATGTTAATTTGGCCATGTCACTGCTATGAGCTACACAGACTGGCCTTCCACTTGAGTGTGGAGAGCTTCAGTCCTTATTTTAGCTATTCGTCTTTCTTTTCGGTATGGCTGGGTATTCTAGTTGCGGCAGCTTCAGGCTGCTGCTGATGTAATGCAAAGACATTCCTCTCTTATATTCTGTATTTCATTTGCATTGAGATCACATGAGATGATTACATTCTGCGTGATGTAACAACATGTGACATACAGGGGATATGTGAAGCATGCATCACCCCTACGTATGCTGTCCCAACACATATTTTCCTGCACTCCCTATGAGGGTATGAGGCAAAATCCGTGATTTGAGTGATGTCATGCCACCGCTCTTGGCATTTAAGCTCCTTGACGGCATATCAGACATTGCTCCAACATAATGTAGTATTAAATCCCTCCCATAGACTAGGCTTACTGTGGTTTATAGGTGCTAATTCCCAGCTGTCGGCACCCATCAACATCACAGAAGTGCAACACTGGGCCATATTTTATGAGATATAGGCACTGTGTAATATAAAATTGGAATGTGCTGCTTTTGCCTGAGAAAACTGACCCATGAGCCGGATGGCATGGGGAGACTGGGGTAACTATATATCTGACAAATCCTGTGCAGGCAGGGCAGATATACTGGTGGTGAGTTATAGGAAGGGGtttaaatggtaaaaaaaaaaaaaagtatatatatatatatgtatgtgtgtgtatgtatgtatgtatgtatgtatgtatatatatatatatatatatatatatatatatatatatatatatatatatatatatatatattttatatattttttttttttttatgtgcttgACTATATTTGAATTTGACTAATGAATGTGTTTGCAGTTTAGTATAATGGTAGTTAAAGGTTTCATGATAAACTTTTTGTGCTTATTGTATGCATACCAATCAGACTGATAACCTACAGGCATCTGAAGGCAAATACAAGGAAATGCACTTTGAGCCTTGAATTATTTATCTTCTGACCAGCTGTAGCTCAaagctttgttttgttttttattatgcATACAATGTTCCAGATCTTTTATTACAGTCTCATTTGAATTAGTTTTGCTGATATTCCAGCTCTTTTATATATTGAGATTAGAATTCTATGAATAAGGAAAAGATCAGCTTTGATTGTCAAGGCTGTGCTAGCACGAACTACTGCCAGAAAGTAACATAAAAGGCTCTGATCATGTAGGTATAGTTAAAGAACAGTTACTGGTATTTGAACATCAAATGCATTTTTGTTCCTTAGGAAAGCTCCTCCTTAATCTAATGGATCATACTGAAATTGTCAGAGATTTGACCTTTGCCCCAGATGGCAGCCTTATACTTGTTTCTGCTTCCAGAGACAAAACTCTCAGGGTTTGGGACCTTAAAGATGATGGTATGTTTTACCTATTCTTACTGTGTACATTTTATGTTTTCCCCATAAAACTCTATTCACTATTGCAGAATGTAAACAAAGCAGGTAGGTTCTACATAAGTACTCCTGAACGCATGATGTACTTTATCTCCACGTTATCTCGACAATAATCTCGTATGCAGCAGGGCACTAGAAGAAATTCTATATTGCACTAAGGCAGACTAACAAGGCTGATTTCTCAAGATATTGTAACCAATGTAGTGCACTCTATTTTTAATTAATAAGCTGACGGGTGTTCATTCAAAAGTgggttcaaaaataaaaaatggaacTTCCTGGACTTGGGGGGAGGAAGCAAGCAAAGCGATTTATTGTAACTTTGTGGATCATTATTGCCAttggtcactttttttttttttttgtctggggaAAGTAGTAATGCTTACTCGCCCACTCTCCCGGTTCCTGCGGGAGATGCATGATTTTTCAGGTATTCCCTCTCACCCCTGGAACAATGGGCTCCCCTCTCTCATTctgcccgcttcctagtgaagtgggcagaatgcgacgATAAATAAAATAATTCTGCGATCTCTGAAGTGGGCGGGTGGCCTAATTTTGTGATTCTATGTTAATTGCATCATTGTAGCTTCGCCCTCAATCCATTCGCAGCATTCTCTCCTCCCCGAGGGGGCTAGGAATAACGATGCAATTACCTTGTGCCCCCCCCATcgctgcccacctgcttctcctctccgcaaGAAATTCAAAGTAGGCAGGTATGCAATAATGGTGAGACAAAACTGAGAAGGGGAATAAATCtttcactaaaggggggtactcacgggagagatgtgtgctgagcgatcttaacacagaccgctcagcacacatctctctccccgctcagcacagcgcgatgtgctaagCGAGGGGGGAAGCCGaaggggggccactcacttcacacaacggtgaagtgagcgacccgatagattgagcctgcatgcaggctcaatctagcaccggcgctatcgatgcgcggggccacgcatcgctatcactgggggcatacacacggcagatccgtgcttaaaatctaagcaatctagcaagattgcttagattttaagcacggatctctccatgtgtacccccctttacactattTTTCTTTAAGTTGATTTGGCCATGCCTCCCCTGGTTTGCTGGCCCCACCTTCCATTGCTTGGGCCTGGCATTACTCCTGGTGGCCCTGTACATAATGGTTGCTGGGAAAGAATGGGCAGTCCTCTAGATGCATATGAAGATTAAATGTATCACTTATTTAAACACCTTTTTCTATGTTGAAGCATTTCTGTTTTTTCTTTGCAGGCAACATGATGAAAGTGTTAAGGGgacaccagaaatgggtttattgcTGTGCGTTCTCCCCGGACTCCTCCATTTTGTGTTCCGTTGGAGCTGGGAAAGCTGTAGGTTTCAAAGTTCCTTATTTCTATCATATCATATGACAATAAGCTTGTGCTGCGTGTCTTGAAAGATTTAGTACCTTTTTATGATACTTTTTTGATGCATGATAAAACTTGATACAAATATAAACCAGCATAAATAACTTGCACTGCTTTTGGCAAGCTGATCCATCTCCGATACTTTTTATGAGTAAATTGCCAGCATCTATACCCTATGTCATCAGCCGCATCCCTTGCTTTGCATATGCTAATATAATGAAGATATTCCTGAATCTATGGCAAATAGTTCTGGAAATGCACATTTAGTAATGCCATCACATGAGATACTCTATAGCCATGTAGTCACCCTGGCAGTTGCCATAGTCTGACCTACTGCTGTATCTAAAAGCAGTGCAGGTGCTGCTCCTATTATAGGCCCTTATGGCACAGATAAACAGGTTGTTATTTAAATGTAGTATGAATGTTTgaatagatatatatgtatttttgttgTAACGTTTTTGGCAGTGCAATTAGATTGCTAATTTCTGTGaagcaaccttttttttttttccaaaggagCAGTTCACGCCTTAAAATGTAGCATATTTTGATGTTGACATTCATATTTGTTAACACAATGCTATTGTAGGCTGTGTGTTTTCCATAAGCTTCTTGCTTTCCCTGTCACAGGTGGTGGCAGCAATATGGGTGTGATTGAGGTTAAGTTGGCACCACAGAAAGGAGAGCACAGTGGTGTTAGCTGGGCAGAAAGAGTGGCATCTCTGGCTACCAGGCTGGGGACGACCAATGCCATAGGACGAAGTAACCTTGCATTCGACTGCAAGGTGTACTGTACGTACGCAGGTGCTGGTTGATGTCCACTTTCtgcttttccttttttctttttattgttcgtatttttgttttcttttttttctttttctttttttgctttattgtggttattttattttaatactcCGCATAAATGGAAGTTTCTTATTAACGAATAAGCAAATCTTACCGACTAATTAAAAAAAGTATTCATTTTAAATATGCGTAGTGCTCCCGACCTAAATAACCCCTTAATCTATTTTATGACAGCTGCTATAACTTTATAGTCCGATATAGAAATGAAGTAACTTGCCAGACAGTGTATCCTGCAAAGtgatatttaaataaaataagGTATTAGTTTTGCGAATTGTTGGCTATTGTATTGTTTGCCAAAAGTGTTTTCTTTTGGCTGTCAATTCTCTCTTTTCTTGCAGTATCTGTTACTCTGCCTGGGCTCACGGTGATTCAAGCCTTTTGTAAACAAGTGAACTTATTCTCTCAAAGGGAGTACTACTGGAGTAACCATATGATAACTTTATATTATGTTCGTATAATTGGCTTTATACTTGTAAACACTGTAAACAGCAGTTGTAATGCTGAACCTGACTGTTCATTTTCTTAGACTTAAAAGCAAACACAATTCTATATTTTGTTTTCTTATATTGTGCATTTACTAAAACTTGCTTTTAGCagtaaccatttttttttttttaaacttgagcTGATTTTTGTTTTTGCATGCGTACCCTTTTTAATGTTATCCCATTAATATACTGGGTATGACACTGAGAAAGTATTGTACTTTTAATTGGTAGTGTGACATTTAAATTAGTACTAGCTTCTTAGATCTGCCTGTCCAGCGTGTCCCCAATTCCCAGTCTATAACAGCTGTTTTTAATTTTTAGGTGTTTCTGTGGGACATGGATAAATACACTATGATCCGTAAACTGGAGGGACACTACAATGATGTGGTAGCTTGTGAATTTTCTCCTGATGGGGCTTTGTTGGCTACTGCATCCTATGATACCAGAGTATATGTCTGGGATCCCCATATTGGGACTATCCTTTTTGAGCTTGGGTATGTTAATATcatgaatgtgtttttttttttttttctcctcattATTGTGTTCTCCGTCAAATGGATAAGAACTAGTCAAGATACCGGTATATTagtgggttgtgggaggaaacccatgcaagggagaatatacaaactccacacagatagggccatgatgggaatggaACCCATTATCTTAGTGCTGTGGGTATTTAGTTTAACTGTTAAAATAATGTTTTCTTTCCTAGGTTATTGTCTAGTTACCCCCCCTTCTGTTTAACAGAAGTGAAATGCAAACATGTTTTGTTACTGACATTCTGTGCAGTGTTTTAAGTTGGTTAGAGGtcatgttaagctgggtacacgctaGACGATATGTCATACGATCCCAAATAATAGACCTACATATCAGGCACATCATCTAGTCTTTACCCACCATGTCGCTGACTAATCGCACTCCCGCGAGTCATCGGCGACATCCTCGGTGGTCCCTACATGCAAGGCCGACAGAAGACATTACTAGCGAGGGCCATTCTGCCAAATGCAGCATAGCCGCCTCCGTTGCTGCCAGTGTGTAGGCACTTTGC encodes:
- the WSB1 gene encoding WD repeat and SOCS box-containing protein 1; this encodes MASFPDFVNDNEIARSRSIGELILPTSPFEQKYGRENWTVAFAPDGSYFAWSQGHRIVKLVPWSQCLKNFAAGSVKTSVNGRLSRQNSDVAQSNKPQAHSIDCGDIVWSLAFGSSVSEKQSRCVNIEWHRFKFGQDQLLLATGLSNGRIKIWDVYTGKLLLNLMDHTEIVRDLTFAPDGSLILVSASRDKTLRVWDLKDDGNMMKVLRGHQKWVYCCAFSPDSSILCSVGAGKAVFLWDMDKYTMIRKLEGHYNDVVACEFSPDGALLATASYDTRVYVWDPHIGTILFELGHLFPTPTPIFAGGDSGHWVKSVSFSHDGIHIASLADDKLVRFWRVDNPYPVEVAPLNKGLCCAFSTDGSVLAAGTQDGNVHFWATPKYVSSLQHLCRMAIRRVMTTNQVQKLPVPPKVMEFLSYQII